A section of the Chryseobacterium scophthalmum genome encodes:
- a CDS encoding succinate dehydrogenase cytochrome b subunit: MAGLTSSTIGRKYAMALSAMFLLIFLVMHLSTNMTSVFSEDVFNEASHFMGYNPAVQYLMQPILMFAVIFHFAMGFVLEIKNNKARPIKYANNNGAANSTWMSRNMIISGAVILAFLVLHFYDFYFPEMNYKYIQANTPDETRYWAELHHKFHDLWRVALYVVAFGLLGLHLAHGFQSSFQSIGARHQKYTPVIKAFGNWYSILIPAGFIFIAIFHYVTQ; encoded by the coding sequence AGGTAGAAAATATGCTATGGCACTTTCAGCAATGTTTTTGCTGATATTCTTAGTGATGCATCTATCTACCAACATGACATCCGTTTTCAGCGAAGATGTTTTTAATGAGGCTTCTCATTTTATGGGATACAATCCGGCGGTGCAGTATCTGATGCAGCCGATTTTGATGTTTGCAGTGATTTTCCATTTTGCAATGGGGTTCGTTCTTGAGATCAAGAACAACAAGGCTCGTCCGATTAAATATGCGAACAACAACGGAGCGGCTAATTCTACATGGATGTCTAGAAATATGATTATTTCCGGAGCTGTGATCTTAGCTTTCTTGGTATTGCATTTTTATGATTTTTATTTTCCTGAAATGAACTACAAGTACATTCAGGCAAATACACCAGATGAGACAAGATATTGGGCAGAGCTTCACCACAAGTTTCACGATCTTTGGAGAGTGGCTCTTTATGTTGTTGCTTTCGGATTATTAGGTCTGCATTTGGCACACGGTTTCCAGTCTTCTTTCCAGTCGATCGGAGCTAGACACCAAAAATACACTCCTGTTATTAAAGCTTTCGGAAATTGGTATTCAATCTTGATTCCTGCAGGTTTTATTTTTATTGCAATTTTTCATTACGTAACTCAATAA